Within bacterium, the genomic segment ATTAATTATATCTTTTAAAGCAGCATTAGCAAGGTTAATATCAATTTTTTCCCCGGTTAGAGAGGCAAAGGCGGTAAGTCTAACCAACGCACCTTCTAACTCTCTTATATTTGCTTTTATATTATCAGCAATAAGGTATGCAACATCATTAGGCATGGACAGTCCCTCGCGTTCAGCTTTTTTCTGCAATATAGCTATACGGGTCTCAAGGTCGGGAGGTTGAATGTCTGTAATTAATCCCCACTCAAATCTTGAGATAAGGCGATTTTCCAGCTCCGGAATGTTTTTAGGTGATTTATCACTTGATATAACTATCTGTTTATGAGCGTCATGAAGATCGTTAAAAGTATGGAAAAACTCCTCTTGCGTACTTTCCTTACCAGCTATGAAATGAATATCATCTATTAGAAGGAGCTCAGTGTTTCTATATTTTCTTCTAAATTGATTCGTCTTTCCATTTCTAATAGCGTCTATAAACTGATTTGTAAATTTCTCGCTGGATATATACGCGACCTTTTTCTTTGGATTTTTGCTTATAACAAAGTGGCCAATTGCCTGCATCAAATGCGTCTTTCCCAATCCAACGTCTCCATAGATGAATAGAGGATTGTAAGTTTTTGCTGGAGATTGTGCCACAGCAAGGGATGCGGCATGTGCAAAACGATTGCTGGAACCGACTACAAAGCTATCAAAGGTGTATCTAGGATTGAGTATGCTGTCCATATTGGAAGCGTGTAATTTATCTTCAGAGATAATTCTTTTAATACTATGGGTTCGTTTCTGTTTTGGAGTATATTTAACCTCAGGGGTAGTAAACTTAATAGAAGCAGATTCTCCTGTAACGCTTGTAACAGATTCTATGAGCAAATTCATGTATTTTTCCCTTAACCAGCTTTCAATAAAATTACTAGGCACCTCTAAAACAAGTTCGTTTTTAGCAAAGGATACGGGCTTTATTGTTTTTACCCATATTTCAAAACTTTGCCCTGTGGATTTTTTTTGAATATACTCAACCATTTCACGCCAAAGAAGTTCTGGATTCATGTTCATGTTTAATCCCCTATTAACTACAAGTTATCCACAAACGCATAAATAGCGAAACCTTCGCCATCGCAAGCCATTAGATAATATAAAAACTTAAAAACCTTATCAGTAAACATAATTCAGCTTAGATAACTTAACTTATTGAATAGCAAGAAGTTAGCAGAGCTTAAAAACAAAACAAGAGTTTGACCAGCGTCAATATGTGTGCTTTTCATATAGGACGGATGTCTAATCGCGCGAAAAAAGTTATCCATAAGTTATCCACAACATAAACTCAACAGGGTAAAAAGGACTGATGAAGTCTATCAAAAAGATATTTTTAGGGCAAGTGTTTTCTCTTCCTTTTGTGTTCTTTGATAGATTTTTATGGTATATTTATATACATGATTAATCCGTTTAAAATAATTTACAAAGATAAAACCAGTAAAG encodes:
- the dnaA gene encoding chromosomal replication initiator protein DnaA, producing MNMNPELLWREMVEYIQKKSTGQSFEIWVKTIKPVSFAKNELVLEVPSNFIESWLREKYMNLLIESVTSVTGESASIKFTTPEVKYTPKQKRTHSIKRIISEDKLHASNMDSILNPRYTFDSFVVGSSNRFAHAASLAVAQSPAKTYNPLFIYGDVGLGKTHLMQAIGHFVISKNPKKKVAYISSEKFTNQFIDAIRNGKTNQFRRKYRNTELLLIDDIHFIAGKESTQEEFFHTFNDLHDAHKQIVISSDKSPKNIPELENRLISRFEWGLITDIQPPDLETRIAILQKKAEREGLSMPNDVAYLIADNIKANIRELEGALVRLTAFASLTGEKIDINLANAALKDIIN